One Marasmius oreades isolate 03SP1 chromosome 2, whole genome shotgun sequence DNA segment encodes these proteins:
- a CDS encoding uncharacterized protein (BUSCO:EOG09263KDI), with protein MSKRNFRIFDAEDVSSHKSSSSCWVSRNQRVYDVTSFLPDHPGGDDIVLKHAGQDIGAVMTDKLEHEHSDSAYEMMEEFCIGRLGSDENIVDENWVATEDFHPEDTEVEKDFEKHQFIDLRKPLLRQVWEGNFSKHYYLRQIHQPRHVTDTARMFGPSYLEVFTRTKWYVVPIFWLPITAYLFLRSAFGFVMPLPSFTHDPSLPLGKLDRVTSEAFAKALVCFLLGNFIWTALEYLLHRFLFHLDDYLPDKPAFLTLHFLLHGVHHYLPMDRLRLVMPPVLFGALEWPFTRLGYILFPVAVANGIISGAFFFYVLYDCMHYALHHTRLPTYLREMKKYHLGHHYKNYELGFGVTSKFWDVVFGTYLEV; from the exons ATGTCGAAACGCAACTTTAGGATCTTCGACGCAGAGGACGTTTCATCTCACAAATCCTCTTCTAGCTGCTGGGTATCTCGAAACCAGCGGGTTTACGACGTCACCTCTTTCTTGCCTGACCATCCTGGAGGTGATGACATTGTGCTCAAACACGCAGGACAAGATATAGGAGCAGTCATGACTGACAAGCTCGAGCATGAGCATTCTGATTCAGCATATGAAATGATGGAGGAATTTTGCATTGGGAGGCTGGGTAGCGACGAGAACATTGTGGATGAAA ACTGGGTTGCGACGGAAGATTTTCATCCAGAAGATACCGAGGTTGAAAAGGATTTCGAGAAACATCAGTTCATTGACCTTCGGAAACCTTTGCTCCGCCAGGTCTGGGAAGGAAATTTCAG TAAACACTATTACCTTCGTCAGATCCACCAACCACGACATGTAACAGACACAGCTCGCATGTTCGGTCCTTCCTATCTTGAA GTTTTCACTCGCACTAAGTGGTACGTGGTACCCATTTTCTGGCTGCCAATAACCGCGTACCTCTTCCTGCGCTCCGCCTTCGGATTTGTCATGCCTCTACCCTCCTTCACGCACGACCCCTCACTCCCACTGGGGAAGCTGGACCGAGTCACCTCTGAAGCATTCGCAAAAGCCCTAGTCTGTTTCCTTCTCGGCAATTTTATTTGGACGGCCTTGGAATATCTTCTACACCGGTTCTTGTTCCATCTCGATGATTACCTACCGGATAAACCGGCGTTTTTAACGTTACATTTCCTATTGCACGGGGTCCACCATTACCTTCCGATGGACAG GCTACGCTTAGTGATGCCCCCAGTCCTATTTGGCGCTCTGGAATGGCCTTTTACTCGTCTGGGATACATACTTTTCCCTGTTGCGGTCGCTAATGGGATCATTTCCGGGGCGTTTTTCTTCT acgtcctgtACGACTGCATGCACTACGCTCTACACCACACCAGGCTCCCTACCTATCtgagagagatgaagaaataccATCTCGGTCATCATTACAAAAATTACGAGCTCGGTTTCGGTGTTACCA GTAAATTCTGGGATGTCGTGTTCGGTACTTATCTTGAAGTGTAG
- the EN3GAL gene encoding Galactan endo-beta-1,3-galactanase — translation MFLRLPVVAAVITALSLNPLVQAATTVIPTDSFSSYSNLEKYWNYLYPWGSDHNGSGRMFGSSSDHSHISVSGNVLSLIATPLSNPNPPTSTANPHPAIHYASGAIHAKAQITVTRDNSYTIQGEFSAPTARGTWPAFWLTAVNGWPPEADIGEWKGTNNNWYNTFNTSSVVRSNLVAWPSDLSFHSLKAALTAESNNADVKLDFYMDNQLKATQYGQGFVGKAMWLIINLQMEGSSGSPGPSGTTTYKIRNVQVTRSGS, via the exons ATGTTTCTCAG GCTTCCCGTCGTCGCAGCAGTCATAACAGCGCTGTCTCTGAACCCATTGGTCCAGGCCGCAACGACTGTCATACCCACAGACTCCTTTTCATCATATTCCAACCTCGAGAAGTATTGGAACTACCTCTATCCCTGGGGTTCGGACCATAATGGCA GTGGGAGAATGTTCGGTAGCTCCTCTGATCACTCCCACATTTCGGTTTCTGGCAATGTTCTCAGCTTGATTGCTACTCCGCTTTCCAACCCGAACCCACCAACCAGTACGGCCAACCCTCATCCGGCGATTCACTATGCTAG TGGTGCAATCCATGCAAAGGCACAGATCACCGTGACGAGGGATAATTCATACACTATTCAAGGGGAGTTCAGTGCTCCTACTGCTCGAG GAACATGGCCCGCTTTCTGGCTCACA GCCGTCAACGGCTGGCCACCCGAAGCCGACATTGGTGAATGGAAAGGTACAAACAATAACTGGTATAACACCTTCAACACTTCTTCCGTCGTCCGCTCCAACCTTGTCGCTTGGCCATCCGATCTATCTTTCCACTCCCTTAAAGCCGCTTTGACTGCCGAATCTAATAACGCTGATGTGAAACTCGACTTTTATATGGACAACCAGCTGAAGGCTACGCAGTATGGACAGGGGTTTGTCGGAAAGGCTATGTGGTT GATCATTAACCTTCAG ATGGAAGGAAGCTCGGGCTCTCCAGGACCAAGTGGAACCACGACGTACAAGATACGCAACGTCCAGGTTACTCGATCTGGCAGTTAA